The Acidicapsa acidisoli genome window below encodes:
- a CDS encoding B12-binding domain-containing radical SAM protein, which produces MNVHLVNPSDNSFGTGVITPRWLFVLAAATPKSAGDPILVDESLEPIVPETIQPGDIVGISVHTGNALRGYKVGKMARARGAWVVYGGIHATLFPEEALEKGEAHAIVKGDGDIAWGRVVADCLAGNPARIYEGGRIEGNQFLAARWDLMQPDKYMWASVQTIRGCPKHCSFCSVWRTDGQQPRQRQFESVIDEIVNLRRLGFRFIALADDNFYPVTLTDLRLARQQNNLAKLGELTAIRAERFQLMEELAKLPKDMVFFTQITMEAGEDGEYLDAMRRANIKGALVGVEAVTPEGLKAVFKDWNYSGEALAKQLQTFKQHGVHVLGSFIFGLPTDKPATFDATVQMALKAGVTFAQFVMMTPFPGTVDFARWEKEQDKNPTMVGDVPITRYWMIPTEIRPKMFTPHPTMSSDEIRDRTQKVWDRFYNWSAIWQRSACTPNLRSRIAFIFLSKLYRQMYAGTGISTDSARRKKSKNWARWTARQCKKLFHATPMPELKSPEWTLRLPVPIKQVAQVASLAGNLQEATVPFVIIPEN; this is translated from the coding sequence GTGAACGTCCATCTAGTTAATCCCAGTGACAATTCTTTTGGCACGGGCGTAATTACGCCGAGATGGCTGTTTGTCCTCGCAGCCGCCACCCCAAAATCCGCAGGCGATCCGATCCTGGTCGACGAATCCCTCGAACCGATCGTTCCCGAAACCATCCAGCCCGGAGATATCGTTGGCATCAGCGTGCACACCGGCAACGCCCTGCGCGGATACAAAGTCGGCAAAATGGCGAGGGCACGCGGCGCATGGGTCGTCTACGGAGGAATCCACGCCACGCTCTTTCCCGAGGAAGCCCTCGAAAAAGGCGAAGCCCACGCAATCGTCAAAGGCGACGGCGACATCGCCTGGGGACGCGTAGTAGCAGACTGCCTCGCCGGCAACCCCGCCAGAATTTACGAAGGCGGCCGCATCGAAGGCAACCAGTTCCTCGCCGCCCGCTGGGACCTGATGCAGCCCGACAAATACATGTGGGCCTCCGTCCAAACCATCCGCGGATGCCCCAAGCACTGCTCTTTTTGCAGCGTCTGGCGCACCGACGGCCAGCAGCCTCGCCAGCGCCAGTTCGAGAGCGTCATCGACGAAATCGTCAATCTCCGCCGCCTCGGCTTCCGCTTCATAGCTCTCGCCGACGACAATTTCTATCCAGTCACCCTGACTGACCTGCGCCTCGCCCGCCAGCAGAACAACCTCGCCAAGCTGGGCGAACTGACCGCGATCCGCGCCGAGCGATTCCAGCTCATGGAAGAGCTCGCCAAACTACCCAAAGACATGGTCTTCTTCACCCAGATCACCATGGAAGCCGGCGAAGACGGTGAATACCTCGACGCAATGCGCCGCGCCAACATCAAAGGCGCCCTCGTCGGCGTAGAAGCCGTCACCCCCGAGGGACTCAAAGCCGTCTTCAAAGACTGGAACTACTCCGGCGAAGCGCTAGCAAAGCAGTTGCAAACCTTCAAGCAGCATGGAGTCCACGTCCTCGGCTCCTTCATCTTCGGCCTGCCCACAGACAAGCCCGCCACCTTCGACGCAACAGTCCAGATGGCCCTGAAAGCCGGCGTAACCTTCGCCCAGTTCGTCATGATGACCCCGTTTCCCGGCACCGTCGACTTCGCGCGCTGGGAAAAAGAGCAGGACAAGAACCCCACCATGGTCGGCGACGTGCCCATCACCCGCTACTGGATGATTCCCACCGAAATCCGCCCCAAAATGTTTACCCCGCACCCCACCATGAGTTCGGACGAAATTCGCGACCGCACCCAGAAGGTCTGGGACCGCTTCTATAACTGGAGCGCCATCTGGCAAAGGTCAGCCTGCACGCCAAATCTCCGCTCGCGAATCGCCTTCATCTTCCTCTCCAAGCTCTACCGGCAGATGTACGCCGGCACCGGAATCTCAACCGACAGCGCCCGCCGCAAAAAATCCAAGAACTGGGCCCGATGGACCGCCCGCCAGTGCAAAAAGCTCTTTCACGCAACCCCCATGCCGGAGCTCAAGTCTCCGGAATGGACACTCCGGCTTCCGGTCCCGATCAAACAAGTCGCACAAGTCGCATCGCTCGCCGGCAATCTCCAGGAAGCCACAGTGCCATTCGTGATCATCCCGGAAAACTGA
- a CDS encoding EamA family transporter, whose product MEHHRRGVEPKSAWKTLLAFAIIYFVWGSTFLAIRIGVREVPPFLFAAMRFAVAGLVLFGWMIAKGERSPKGREWLSALLLATLIFVFDYGLLFWAEQRVPSGIAAVMLATIPAFMALSEIVLLRTQRLTARLALALVIGLGGVAVLVSRSLNLGGAPIDRAGSVALIVAAMSWSIASALTRRLPLPESKVMSSGAQMLAGGVLLTLAAAVRGEFRGLDLTTVSRGAWMALLYLIVAGSIIGFTAYVWLIHHESPTKVGTYAYVNPVVAVVVGYFLGGEALGVRTILGTLLVLTSVVVITTTRATKSTTETRVKLVSK is encoded by the coding sequence ATGGAACATCATCGCCGCGGGGTTGAGCCGAAGAGTGCCTGGAAGACGTTGCTGGCCTTCGCGATTATCTATTTTGTGTGGGGATCTACGTTCCTTGCCATTCGCATTGGCGTGCGCGAGGTGCCGCCATTTCTGTTCGCGGCGATGCGGTTCGCTGTGGCTGGGCTTGTGCTTTTTGGATGGATGATTGCGAAGGGTGAGCGATCTCCGAAGGGGCGCGAATGGCTTTCGGCGCTGCTCCTGGCTACGCTGATTTTTGTCTTCGATTACGGGCTGTTGTTCTGGGCCGAGCAGCGAGTGCCATCGGGGATTGCCGCGGTGATGCTGGCGACGATTCCGGCGTTCATGGCGTTGTCGGAGATTGTCTTGCTGCGAACGCAAAGGTTGACTGCGCGCCTGGCGTTGGCGCTTGTGATCGGGCTTGGAGGCGTGGCCGTGCTGGTGAGCCGCTCGCTGAATCTGGGTGGCGCGCCGATCGACAGGGCGGGAAGCGTGGCGCTGATTGTTGCGGCAATGAGTTGGTCGATCGCGTCGGCGCTGACGCGCAGGTTGCCGCTTCCCGAGTCCAAGGTGATGAGTTCGGGGGCGCAGATGCTGGCGGGCGGAGTGCTGCTGACTCTAGCGGCGGCGGTCAGGGGTGAGTTTCGCGGCCTGGATCTAACCACGGTCTCGCGGGGCGCGTGGATGGCGCTGCTCTACCTGATTGTGGCGGGGTCGATTATCGGGTTCACCGCCTACGTGTGGCTGATTCATCATGAGTCGCCGACGAAGGTCGGGACCTATGCGTATGTAAATCCAGTGGTGGCGGTGGTTGTGGGATATTTTCTGGGCGGTGAGGCGCTTGGTGTGCGCACGATCCTTGGGACTCTGCTGGTTCTGACGAGCGTGGTCGTCATCACAACGACCCGGGCAACGAAGTCGACGACGGAGACGAGGGTGAAGCTCGTCTCGAAGTGA
- a CDS encoding Gfo/Idh/MocA family protein yields the protein MHLSRREFTRLSALGLAAQLAPQLRAQSSDRKIGYAIIGLGRIADHFMRGIQDTSNSKVVALVSGHPDKAARIAAQYGVPTSNIYNYENMDRLRDNHEIDAVYVALPNSMHAEYTIRSAKAGKHVLCEKPMCVSVPEAHAMIDACKAANVKLMIAYRCHYETTNLAAVKLIRDGALGQVQQIQSAFGFDCGPKEWRLQKPLAGGGPLMDVGIYSLNATRYLTGEEPASISAYTYSNPKDPRFATVEENIAWITKFPSGITASCNTTYGAQMEGYFRVYGSKGWLEVNPAFVYDGLRLTAEYRDDNGKFIKLDQPNLEKDPIHFTKEADHFSKCILENKTPQSPGEEGLRDMTYIREIYKSAGIIMA from the coding sequence ATGCATCTGTCCCGCCGCGAATTCACCAGGCTCAGCGCGCTCGGCCTTGCCGCCCAACTCGCCCCACAACTGCGAGCTCAATCTTCTGACCGCAAAATCGGCTACGCCATCATCGGCCTCGGCCGCATCGCCGACCACTTCATGCGCGGTATCCAGGACACCTCCAACTCCAAAGTCGTCGCTCTCGTCTCCGGACACCCCGACAAAGCCGCCCGCATCGCTGCGCAGTACGGAGTCCCCACCTCCAATATCTATAACTACGAAAATATGGACCGCTTGCGCGACAACCACGAGATCGACGCCGTCTACGTCGCCCTGCCCAACTCCATGCACGCCGAATACACCATCCGCTCCGCCAAGGCCGGCAAACATGTCCTCTGCGAAAAGCCCATGTGCGTTAGCGTCCCCGAAGCCCACGCCATGATCGACGCCTGCAAAGCAGCAAACGTGAAACTCATGATCGCCTACCGCTGCCACTACGAAACCACCAACCTCGCCGCCGTCAAACTCATCCGCGACGGCGCACTCGGCCAGGTGCAGCAAATTCAAAGCGCCTTCGGCTTCGACTGCGGCCCCAAGGAATGGCGCCTCCAGAAGCCCCTAGCCGGCGGCGGCCCGCTCATGGATGTAGGCATCTACAGCCTCAACGCCACCCGCTACCTCACCGGCGAAGAACCGGCCAGCATCTCCGCCTATACCTACAGCAATCCCAAGGATCCCCGTTTCGCCACAGTGGAAGAAAACATCGCCTGGATCACCAAATTCCCTTCCGGGATCACCGCGAGCTGCAACACCACCTATGGCGCACAGATGGAAGGCTACTTCCGTGTCTACGGCTCAAAAGGCTGGCTCGAAGTAAACCCTGCCTTCGTCTACGACGGCCTCCGCCTCACCGCCGAATACCGCGACGACAACGGCAAATTCATCAAACTCGACCAGCCCAACCTGGAAAAAGACCCGATCCACTTCACCAAGGAAGCCGATCACTTCTCCAAATGCATCCTCGAGAACAAAACCCCGCAAAGCCCCGGCGAAGAAGGCCTGCGCGACATGACTTATATCCGCGAAATCTATAAATCCGCCGGAATCATCATGGCCTGA
- a CDS encoding capsule assembly Wzi family protein, which produces MSILGSRSRASIVRIVFLLVGTLLTLSAAPMFAESPGETGPNADVDANSPAAPVAPCQTAELGSPYIPMDSWVYPSLARLYSLGYVDLAFLGLRPWTRASVLHMLEETSAHLEDAPDSAANDEARSLYDAVMHEVNGDVSGPCFQHRGKATVESAYEVARGISGTPLHDSFHIGETITNDYGRPVENGFDSYSGVSGYATAGIFTLYARGEFQYAPSAAGYSQALFDQLSALDNIPVATNPEQPTIPLGPISSATNMRLMEGYLSAHTLGHEISFGKSDAWFGPAQGGAYAYSTNAENIYAFRIDRVEPLHIPGLSRITGPFRYEFMVGSLKGHTDWNDPWVHVEKISFKPTRDLEFGFERTVIWGGEGHVPITIHSFLKSFFSVQNVTAAVKTSRNDPGARFGAFDMSYRLPYLRNWLTFFTDSEAHDDVNPISAPRRADFRTGLYLSHVPAVPKLDLRVEAAMDDQSTSRSVRGEFTYYEGEQPQGYTNAGQIFGDWMGREAKGGQAWVTYHLSGNEWIQFNWRRQKAAKDFIAGGTTIDDYGAQVVKRIGHDLEVKGNFTYENYLAPIYLTNKQTVTNTTFQLTWYPQRKVSF; this is translated from the coding sequence ATGAGTATCCTTGGCAGCCGGTCGCGCGCCTCAATCGTCCGCATTGTTTTTTTGCTGGTGGGCACGTTATTAACCCTGAGTGCTGCGCCGATGTTTGCTGAGTCCCCTGGCGAAACAGGGCCGAACGCAGATGTGGATGCCAATAGCCCAGCTGCTCCTGTTGCTCCCTGCCAGACTGCTGAGCTGGGCTCGCCGTATATACCGATGGATAGCTGGGTCTATCCATCGCTCGCGCGGCTGTATTCGCTGGGATATGTGGACCTGGCGTTTCTGGGGCTGCGGCCGTGGACGCGTGCCAGCGTGCTGCACATGCTGGAGGAGACGTCTGCGCATCTGGAGGATGCTCCGGATAGTGCTGCGAACGATGAGGCTCGCTCGCTGTATGACGCTGTGATGCATGAGGTGAATGGCGACGTGTCGGGCCCGTGCTTTCAGCATCGCGGGAAAGCGACTGTGGAGTCGGCGTATGAAGTTGCGCGTGGCATCTCCGGTACGCCGCTGCATGACAGTTTCCATATTGGCGAGACGATTACGAACGATTACGGGCGGCCGGTCGAGAATGGATTCGACAGCTATTCGGGTGTGAGCGGTTATGCTACGGCCGGAATTTTCACGCTGTATGCGCGCGGGGAGTTTCAATATGCTCCTTCGGCTGCAGGGTATTCGCAGGCACTCTTCGATCAGCTCTCGGCGCTGGATAATATTCCAGTGGCGACGAATCCGGAGCAGCCTACTATCCCGCTGGGGCCGATCTCCTCGGCTACGAATATGCGGCTGATGGAGGGCTATCTTTCAGCGCATACGCTGGGACACGAGATTTCTTTTGGCAAGAGCGATGCGTGGTTCGGACCTGCGCAGGGCGGAGCATACGCTTATTCCACGAACGCCGAGAATATCTATGCCTTTCGCATCGACCGCGTTGAGCCGCTGCATATTCCGGGGCTTTCGCGCATTACCGGACCATTCCGCTACGAATTCATGGTGGGTTCGCTGAAGGGTCATACGGATTGGAACGATCCGTGGGTGCATGTGGAGAAGATCAGCTTCAAGCCGACGCGCGATCTGGAGTTTGGGTTTGAGCGTACGGTTATCTGGGGCGGCGAAGGCCATGTGCCGATCACAATTCATTCCTTCCTGAAGAGCTTCTTCAGCGTCCAGAATGTCACGGCGGCGGTGAAGACTTCGCGGAATGATCCGGGTGCGCGGTTTGGCGCATTCGATATGAGCTACCGGCTGCCGTATCTGCGCAACTGGTTGACGTTCTTTACGGATTCGGAGGCGCATGACGATGTTAATCCGATCTCCGCGCCGCGCCGAGCGGATTTTCGGACAGGGTTGTATCTCTCGCATGTGCCGGCGGTACCCAAGCTGGATTTGCGGGTGGAAGCGGCGATGGACGATCAGTCCACATCGAGGAGCGTGCGCGGCGAGTTCACTTACTATGAGGGTGAGCAGCCGCAGGGATACACCAACGCCGGGCAGATTTTTGGCGACTGGATGGGACGCGAGGCCAAGGGTGGACAGGCGTGGGTGACCTACCACTTGAGCGGCAATGAATGGATTCAATTCAACTGGAGACGCCAGAAAGCGGCGAAGGATTTCATTGCCGGTGGAACGACGATCGACGATTACGGCGCGCAGGTAGTGAAGCGCATCGGTCATGATCTTGAGGTGAAGGGTAACTTCACTTATGAGAACTATCTGGCGCCGATTTATCTGACGAACAAGCAGACGGTTACGAATACTACGTTCCAACTTACGTGGTATCCACAGCGGAAGGTGAGTTTCTGA
- a CDS encoding alpha-ketoacid dehydrogenase subunit beta, whose product MALVTYISAITEALQEEMRRDERVFIIGEDVGVEGGVFKATKGLYEEFGAERVIDSPLAEGIIVSSAIGAALAGLRPVPEIQFSDFITPAMDALTQQAAKLRYRSGGTQTCPLTLRVCYGGGVGGGLYHSQTNTTWFAHEPGLVVVAPGTVADAKGMLKAAIRQDDPVIYFEHKKLYRSIKEDLPDGDDFVTDLFKAAVRRPGTDLTLVTYGWTLQLSLQAAEKIHAETGAEIEVVDLRVLNPLDKDTFLESLAKTGRMLIVHEDHRTLGIGAEIAAIAAEQAFDCLDAPIVRLTAPDVPAIPFSAPLEKFYLPSVDKIVDAATKLLNY is encoded by the coding sequence ATGGCATTAGTGACATACATCAGCGCGATTACCGAGGCGCTGCAGGAAGAGATGCGGCGCGATGAGCGCGTGTTCATTATCGGCGAGGATGTGGGCGTCGAGGGCGGCGTCTTCAAGGCGACGAAGGGGCTTTACGAGGAGTTTGGCGCGGAGCGGGTGATCGATTCTCCGCTGGCTGAGGGCATCATCGTTTCGTCCGCAATTGGCGCGGCTTTGGCGGGGTTGAGGCCAGTGCCGGAGATTCAGTTTTCGGACTTCATTACGCCGGCGATGGATGCGCTGACGCAGCAGGCGGCGAAGCTTCGCTATCGCTCCGGTGGCACGCAGACGTGTCCGCTGACGCTGCGTGTTTGCTATGGCGGCGGCGTGGGCGGCGGCTTGTATCACTCGCAGACCAACACGACCTGGTTTGCGCATGAGCCTGGCCTGGTTGTTGTCGCGCCTGGTACGGTTGCGGATGCGAAGGGCATGTTGAAGGCTGCGATCCGGCAGGATGATCCGGTGATTTATTTCGAGCACAAGAAGCTCTATCGCTCGATCAAGGAAGATTTGCCGGATGGCGATGATTTTGTCACGGACCTCTTCAAGGCCGCGGTGCGCAGGCCGGGGACGGATTTGACGCTGGTGACGTATGGTTGGACGTTGCAACTTTCACTGCAGGCGGCGGAGAAGATTCATGCGGAGACGGGTGCGGAGATTGAGGTTGTCGATCTGCGCGTGTTGAATCCGCTGGACAAGGATACTTTTCTGGAGTCGCTGGCGAAGACGGGGCGCATGTTGATTGTGCATGAGGATCATCGCACGCTGGGTATTGGCGCGGAGATTGCGGCGATTGCAGCGGAACAGGCTTTCGATTGCCTGGATGCTCCGATTGTGCGGCTGACGGCGCCGGATGTGCCTGCGATCCCGTTCTCTGCGCCGCTGGAGAAGTTCTACCTGCCATCGGTGGACAAGATTGTGGATGCGGCTACGAAGTTATTGAATTACTGA
- a CDS encoding thiamine pyrophosphate-dependent dehydrogenase E1 component subunit alpha: protein MATKVKEPVEKAAASANGASGSTGLISNEKLRQLYATMLKCRTLEERARVLFKQSKFTGNYYAAVGQEAAAVGTAIDLRVEDTIGPSHRDFITGFIKGAPLDKMLCHLYARGNSPDKGRSSPAHFGYAPLNVITPASTIAAQLNIATGVALANKMKKNDNIAVAYSGDGSTSLGFWHEALNFAGVHDLPIVFVCQNNLWAESVNLQFQTKVPDISTKAQAYGFPGITVDGNDVVAVYRVAQEAIARARRGQGPTLIECKTYRWYGHSEIDPAKYRDPEEVERWKAKDPIANMEKYLTGKGLFTAEWKQEIVDGFNKELDAAIEIAEQSALPEGVEALDHVFSFDIRERVLNPKSYSPSY from the coding sequence ATGGCTACCAAGGTGAAAGAGCCGGTTGAAAAGGCGGCTGCATCCGCGAACGGAGCTTCTGGAAGCACGGGGCTCATCAGCAATGAAAAGCTGCGCCAGCTCTATGCGACGATGCTCAAGTGCCGCACGCTGGAAGAGCGGGCTCGTGTGCTGTTCAAGCAGAGCAAGTTCACCGGCAACTACTATGCCGCGGTGGGTCAGGAAGCGGCCGCGGTAGGTACGGCGATCGATCTGCGTGTGGAGGATACGATCGGGCCTTCGCATCGTGACTTCATTACGGGATTCATCAAAGGCGCGCCGCTGGACAAGATGCTCTGCCACTTGTATGCGCGCGGGAATTCGCCGGACAAGGGACGTTCGTCGCCGGCGCACTTTGGGTATGCTCCGCTGAATGTGATTACGCCTGCTTCGACGATTGCCGCGCAGTTGAATATTGCGACGGGCGTTGCGCTGGCGAACAAGATGAAGAAGAACGACAACATCGCTGTGGCGTATTCGGGCGATGGTTCGACTTCATTGGGCTTCTGGCATGAGGCGCTGAACTTTGCCGGCGTGCATGATCTGCCGATCGTCTTTGTTTGCCAGAACAATCTGTGGGCGGAGTCAGTGAATTTGCAGTTCCAGACGAAGGTGCCGGATATCAGCACGAAGGCGCAGGCGTATGGATTCCCTGGGATCACGGTCGACGGCAACGATGTGGTTGCGGTGTATCGCGTGGCGCAGGAAGCGATTGCGCGGGCGCGGCGCGGGCAGGGTCCTACGCTGATTGAGTGCAAGACCTATCGCTGGTATGGGCACTCGGAGATCGATCCGGCGAAGTATCGCGATCCGGAAGAAGTGGAGCGGTGGAAGGCGAAGGATCCGATTGCCAACATGGAGAAGTATCTGACTGGCAAGGGACTGTTTACGGCGGAGTGGAAGCAGGAGATTGTGGACGGCTTCAACAAAGAGCTTGACGCGGCGATTGAGATTGCGGAACAGAGCGCGCTGCCGGAGGGCGTGGAGGCGCTGGATCATGTCTTCTCGTTTGATATTCGCGAGCGGGTGTTGAATCCGAAGAGTTATTCGCCGAGTTACTAA
- a CDS encoding VanZ family protein, whose translation MSSTFFARYSYRRASFRRPALFRAWLPVFFFACIFAIESTAAFGADRTSMPLHTVFHGIFGSAVDGDWSDIHHIIRKTGHFTGYGTFSLVCFRAFWLTLRNRASQLPMRIGRRLACHGLAIATTFCAASADELHQSFLPNRTGVFSDVLLDTTGALLMQIALFLVLKAITNWPKHPGTALQHRKNASLAI comes from the coding sequence TTGTCTTCTACTTTCTTCGCACGCTACTCCTATCGGCGCGCTTCTTTCCGCAGGCCTGCGCTGTTCCGCGCATGGCTACCCGTCTTCTTCTTCGCCTGCATCTTCGCGATCGAATCCACAGCAGCATTCGGCGCGGATCGCACCTCCATGCCACTGCACACCGTCTTCCACGGCATCTTCGGTTCAGCCGTCGATGGCGATTGGAGCGACATCCATCACATCATTCGCAAGACCGGCCATTTCACAGGATACGGCACGTTCTCTCTGGTCTGTTTCCGCGCATTCTGGCTCACCCTGCGCAACCGGGCCAGCCAGCTTCCAATGCGCATCGGGAGACGTCTCGCATGCCATGGCCTTGCAATCGCCACAACATTCTGCGCCGCCAGCGCCGACGAACTTCACCAGAGTTTCCTGCCCAACCGCACCGGCGTCTTCTCCGATGTGCTGCTGGATACAACCGGCGCTCTGCTCATGCAAATCGCGCTCTTCCTGGTCCTCAAAGCAATCACCAACTGGCCAAAGCACCCAGGAACCGCACTGCAACACAGAAAGAACGCGTCGCTCGCTATTTAG